One stretch of Prunus persica cultivar Lovell chromosome G1, Prunus_persica_NCBIv2, whole genome shotgun sequence DNA includes these proteins:
- the LOC18791644 gene encoding laccase-14 yields the protein MANGIVHFAFSVLQLFLIFDAANGKTHRHNFVVKSSSYTRLCSTKDILTVNGQFPGPSLKAHRGDKMIIKVYNKANYNITFHWHGIKQPRNPWSDGPEYITQCPIRPGNKYTYKIEFTTEEGTMWWHAHSGWARATVHGAILVYPKPGSHYPFSKPYAEVPIILGEWWKKNVMEIPRNANITGGEPILSDAYTINGKPGHLYPCSKSGIFEMTVEHGKTYLLRIISAVMDEELFFGIANHKMILVGRDGSYTKQVVTSYIMIAPGQSMDVLLQANQPPSFYFMAARAYSSAIGAGFDKTMTTAILKYQASYHEPPEFPHYKFPHLPPYDRTQASTDFTKRIRSLATKDHPTNVPLHVNTHLFFTISVNLLNCSNKPCTGPFGKRFAASVNNISFVAPSIDILRAYYYKIPGVFENDFPKKPPMEFNYTGEDLPENLLTPSYGTKVVVLEYNASVELVLQGTNVLASDNHPVHLHGYNFYVVGWGFGNFNPKKDPLNYNLVDPPEENTVGVHKNGWVAIRFRADNPGVWLMHCHIERHQTWGMTVVFLVKNGNSPQNKILPPPHDLPTC from the exons ATGGCTAATGGCATAGtgcattttgctttctctgttcttcaactttttcttatttttgatGCCGCAAATGGGAAAACCCATCGCCATAACTTTGTG GTGAAGTCATCTTCTTATACTCGACTATGTAGCACTAAAGACATCTTGACTGTGAATGGGCAATTTCCAGGGCCAAGTTTGAAAGCTCATAGAGGAGATAAAATGATCATTAAGGTCTATAACAAGGCAAACTACAATATCACTTTTCATTG gcatggaattAAGCAGCCAAGAAATCCCTGGTCAGATGGACCTGAGTATATTACACAGTGCCCGATTAGGCCAGGAAACAAGTACACTTACAAAATTGAGTTTACAACAGAAGAAGGAACAATGTGGTGGCATGCACACAGTGGATGGGCAAGAGCAACAGTTCATGGTGCCATTTTGGTCTATCCAAAGCCTGGTTCTCACTATCCCTTCTCCAAACCCTATGCAGAGGTTCCAATCATACTAG GTGAATGGTGGAAGAAAAATGTAATGGAGATACCAAGAAATGCAAATATAACAGGAGGAGAGCCTATATTGTCAGATGCATATACCATAAATGGGAAACCAGGCCATCTCTATCCATGCTCCAAATCAG GGATTTTCGAAATGACAGTGGAGCATGGAAAAACCTATCTGCTTCGGATAATTAGCGCAGTAATGGATGAAGAGCTTTTCTTTGGCATAGCAAACCACAAAATGATATTGGTAGGAAGAGACGGATCCTACACAAAACAAGTTGTGACCTCTTACATTATGATAGCTCCTGGCCAATCCATGGATGTTTTATTACAAGCAAACCAACCCCCAAGCTTCTATTTCATGGCTGCAAGAGCATATTCAAGTGCCATTGGAGCTGGTTTTGACAAAACCATGACAACGGCCATTCTCAAATACCAAGCTTCATACCATGAACCTCCCGAATTCCCTCATTATAAATTTCCACATCTGCCCCCTTATGATAGAACACAAGCATCAACTGACTTCACCAAGAGAATCAGGAGCCTTGCAACAAAAGATCACCCAACCAACGTCCCATTACATGTAAACACCCACCTCTTCTTCACCATTTCAGTAAACCTCCTTAATTGTAGTAACAAACCATGCACTGGTCCTTTTGGTAAAAGATTTGCTGCCAGTGTGAACAACATAAGCTTTGTCGCCCCATCCATCGACATACTTCGAGCTTACTACTATAAGATCCCGGGAGTTTTCGAGAATGATTTTCCCAAAAAACCCCCAATGGAATTTAATTATACCGGTGAAGATCTTCCTGAGAACCTGTTGACACCTTCCTACGGCACGAAGGTGGTGGTTTTGGAGTACAATGCGAGTGTTGAGCTGGTTTTGCAAGGAACTAATGTCCTAGCAAGTGATAACCATCCTGTGCATTTGCATGGatataacttttatgttgttgGCTGGGGCTTTGGAAACTTCAATCCCAAGAAAGACCCTTTGAATTATAACCTTGTTGATCCCCCAGAGGAGAATACAGTTGGAGTCCATAAGAATGGTTGGGTTGCAATCAGATTCAGAGCTGATAATCCAG GTGTGTGGTTGATGCATTGTCACATAGAGCGCCACCAAACATGGGGAATGACTGTGGTATTCCTAGTCAAAAATGGTAATAGTcctcaaaataaaattctacCACCACCTCACGATTTGCCTACTTGTTGA